One Candidatus Ozemobacteraceae bacterium genomic window carries:
- a CDS encoding PorV/PorQ family protein has translation MIRKLLLLTALAAVTTAPAFAESAGRAGAFLKMGVGARALGMGSAFTAIADDSTAAFWNPAGLATLEKSEASFMHAKLTLDRTYNFLNYAHVMKDKDGKKKYTVALSHIRFGIDGIPETRLALDGRGNPDTTGTGVYVPGNPVYIYSYFDDTESATFGTYARKLSDKLYGGVNVKRLNQDLFTNSADSWGIDLGFLYKATDKGTVGLSIRDIGESLKWDTDSGHSDTVPITTTIGGAYKTSDRMTVAVDLNKVEDLDAKFRAGTEYWLNDNAAVRMGTQAGDLTLGASFKLDTWRFDYSYVDETLGEAHRMSASKQF, from the coding sequence ATGATCCGCAAACTTCTCCTCCTCACGGCGCTGGCCGCAGTGACAACCGCGCCGGCGTTCGCAGAATCGGCCGGTCGGGCCGGAGCGTTTCTCAAGATGGGCGTCGGCGCCCGCGCGCTCGGCATGGGCAGCGCTTTCACGGCGATCGCCGACGACTCGACGGCGGCGTTCTGGAACCCCGCCGGCCTCGCGACGCTCGAAAAGTCCGAAGCGTCCTTCATGCACGCCAAGCTGACGCTCGACCGCACGTACAACTTCCTCAACTACGCCCATGTCATGAAGGACAAGGACGGGAAGAAGAAATACACGGTCGCCCTGTCGCACATCCGGTTCGGTATCGACGGCATTCCTGAAACGCGTCTGGCGCTCGACGGCCGCGGGAACCCCGACACGACCGGAACGGGCGTCTACGTTCCCGGCAATCCTGTGTATATCTACAGTTATTTTGATGACACCGAGTCGGCCACGTTCGGCACATACGCCCGCAAACTCTCCGACAAGCTGTACGGCGGCGTGAACGTGAAACGGCTGAACCAGGACCTGTTCACCAATTCGGCCGACAGCTGGGGCATCGATCTCGGCTTCCTGTACAAGGCCACCGACAAGGGTACCGTTGGTCTTTCGATCCGTGACATCGGCGAAAGCCTCAAATGGGACACCGACAGCGGTCATTCCGACACCGTTCCGATCACCACCACGATCGGCGGCGCCTACAAGACGTCCGACCGCATGACGGTCGCCGTCGACCTGAACAAGGTCGAGGACCTCGACGCGAAGTTCCGGGCTGGCACCGAGTATTGGCTGAACGACAATGCCGCGGTCCGTATGGGCACCCAGGCAGGAGACTTGACGCTGGGCGCCAGCTTCAAGCTGGATACGTGGCGGTTCGACTACTCGTACGTCGACGAGACGCTCGGCGAGGCGCACCGTATGTCGGCCTCGAAACAGTTCTGA
- a CDS encoding STAS domain-containing protein, whose translation MELKIDLKPKADGVMLIVLRGEIGTETVNDFKDKIDQIVAEGQSKLIMDFQEVNYLNSMGLGVVAATLKKVKKSKGDLKLIRLSPAVQELFELTRLTKVFEIFETEEEAVKSFS comes from the coding sequence ATGGAATTGAAAATCGACTTAAAGCCCAAGGCTGACGGCGTCATGCTTATCGTACTTCGCGGCGAGATCGGTACCGAAACGGTCAACGATTTCAAGGACAAGATCGACCAGATCGTCGCCGAGGGGCAATCCAAGCTGATCATGGATTTCCAGGAAGTGAACTACCTGAACAGCATGGGGCTCGGCGTCGTCGCGGCAACCCTAAAGAAGGTCAAAAAGTCCAAGGGCGACCTCAAGCTGATCCGTCTCTCCCCGGCGGTCCAGGAACTCTTCGAGCTGACCCGGCTCACCAAGGTCTTCGAGATTTTCGAAACCGAGGAAGAAGCGGTAAAAAGCTTCTCCTAA
- a CDS encoding shikimate dehydrogenase, translated as MDITSRTRLFGLLGDPVGHSISPALWNAAFAASGIDAAYLAFTVTADRLESAVHGLRDIGAGGLNVTRPHKETAFRLCTRYHGAAAAIGAVNTLWFPDEREIMGANTDADSFFDLLENGLPPFERALLLGAGGAARAVLWAFCQRAIPVVYWANRTRSRLKTCFPTGTTDVVPTSWEERSLSDAVHCADIIVNATPLGWHHDDHLDVLNEIDGARTVYIDLNYEPSSRLLKAARDTGARVIDGSEILIRQGAAAYKLVTGQPAPESVMRRAVMNLIRG; from the coding sequence ATGGACATCACCTCCCGCACGCGATTATTCGGGCTCCTCGGAGATCCGGTCGGTCATTCCATCAGCCCGGCCCTTTGGAACGCCGCCTTCGCGGCATCGGGAATCGATGCCGCGTATCTCGCCTTCACCGTTACCGCCGACCGTCTCGAGTCGGCCGTGCATGGTCTCCGGGACATCGGCGCCGGCGGCTTGAACGTCACCAGGCCTCACAAGGAAACCGCCTTCCGCCTCTGCACCCGTTATCACGGGGCTGCGGCCGCGATCGGGGCCGTCAACACCCTCTGGTTTCCCGACGAGAGAGAAATCATGGGGGCCAATACGGATGCGGACTCCTTTTTCGATCTGCTTGAAAACGGGCTTCCCCCGTTCGAACGGGCGCTTCTTCTCGGGGCCGGCGGGGCTGCCAGGGCGGTTCTCTGGGCCTTTTGCCAAAGAGCGATTCCCGTGGTATATTGGGCCAACCGGACCCGATCGCGCCTGAAAACGTGTTTCCCGACCGGAACAACCGACGTGGTCCCCACGTCCTGGGAGGAAAGATCCCTATCGGATGCCGTTCATTGTGCCGATATTATTGTGAATGCCACCCCTCTCGGCTGGCATCATGATGATCACCTTGATGTGCTGAACGAAATCGACGGAGCCAGAACCGTGTACATCGACCTGAACTACGAGCCCTCCTCCCGCCTGCTGAAAGCCGCGCGGGATACCGGGGCCCGCGTCATCGACGGTTCCGAGATACTGATTCGTCAGGGTGCGGCGGCATACAAACTCGTCACGGGGCAGCCGGCCCCCGAGTCTGTCATGCGGCGCGCCGTCATGAACCTCAT